Proteins encoded in a region of the Nicotiana tomentosiformis chromosome 9, ASM39032v3, whole genome shotgun sequence genome:
- the LOC104084553 gene encoding agamous-like MADS-box protein AGL29, whose translation MARMTSQMKNKSEKKFLKDKRAEKVAFSNKQKALSKRAIDLSTLCGIDIAIIIFSITAEPFLFGNPNVESVVERFSQAKQPFYNMSSCKTTHEKSEGCGKKDKMKKKEKKATNEEEKGKSTLEIFNPTNLERLEKLMQEIDELEKDLTQKIDELQSEIGAKESKSVLEMNVTNPSAN comes from the coding sequence ATGGCAAGAATGACCTCTCAAATGAAAAACAAATCCGAGAAGAAATTTCTCAAAGATAAGCGTGCTGAGAAGGTAGCGTTTTCCAATAAGCAAAAAGCTCTTAGTAAAAGAGCGATAGATCTTTCCACCTTATGTGGAATTGATATAGCAattataattttttcaattaCTGCTGAACCGTTTTTATTTGGTAATCCGAATGTTGAATCGGTCGTTGAGCGATTTTCACAAGCAAAACAACCATTTTACAACATGTCAAGTTGTAAGACAACACATGAAAAATCTGAAGGTTGTGGAAAAAAGGATAAaatgaaaaagaaggaaaagaaggCAACAAATGAGGAGGAAAAAGGAAAATCTACATTGGAAATTTTCAACCCAACTAATTTGGAAAGACTTGAGAAGCTGATGCAAGAGATTGACGAACTCGAAAAAGATTTGACTCAGAAAATTGATGAGTTACAATCAGAGATAGGTGCAAAAGAATCAAAATCTGTACTCGAAATGAATGTAACAAATCCTTCAGCCAATTAG